A region of Streptomyces sp. NBC_01750 DNA encodes the following proteins:
- a CDS encoding GNAT family N-acetyltransferase, with the protein MATFLVTERLAPRPFSEADVDHLLDLDNDPEVMRFINGGRPTTREAVRAESLPRFLHHCPSLDNRVFRATEERTTKEFLGWFVFRPLDDHSSAVVELGYRLGSAAWGRGHATEGSRALIHKGFSELGVERVIANTMTVNARSRRVMEKVGLTFVRTFFADIIEAPSSALSSTG; encoded by the coding sequence ATGGCCACTTTCCTGGTGACCGAGCGTCTGGCCCCTCGCCCGTTCAGCGAGGCCGACGTGGACCATCTGCTCGACCTCGACAACGATCCCGAGGTCATGCGTTTCATCAACGGAGGCCGGCCGACGACGCGGGAAGCGGTCCGTGCCGAGTCGCTGCCGCGGTTTCTTCATCACTGTCCGTCTCTCGACAACCGCGTCTTCCGGGCGACCGAGGAGCGGACCACGAAGGAGTTTCTGGGCTGGTTCGTCTTCCGGCCACTGGACGACCACAGCAGTGCGGTGGTCGAACTCGGCTACCGGCTCGGCTCGGCGGCATGGGGCCGCGGCCATGCGACGGAAGGCTCGCGCGCGCTGATCCATAAGGGCTTCTCCGAACTCGGCGTGGAGCGGGTGATCGCGAACACGATGACGGTCAACGCCCGTTCGCGCCGCGTGATGGAGAAGGTGGGGCTCACCTTCGTCCGGACCTTCTTCGCGGACATCATCGAGGCTCCGAGCTCGGCGCTGTCGAGTACGGGCTGA
- a CDS encoding mycothiol transferase, with protein sequence MTAIAGGAMRWVLIHTLEETARHAGHKDIVRELIDGATGDPPRS encoded by the coding sequence CTGACGGCGATTGCGGGCGGTGCGATGCGCTGGGTGCTCATCCACACGCTCGAGGAGACGGCACGGCATGCGGGGCATAAGGACATCGTGCGCGAGCTGATCGACGGCGCCACCGGAGATCCCCCGCGGAGCTGA
- a CDS encoding LysR family transcriptional regulator produces MIDPRRLRILRAVADHRTVTAAASALYLTPSAVSQQLNALEQETGHALLIRSGRGVRLTAAGEILLAHTHAVLAQLERAEAELAAYAGGVAGEVTVAAFATGIAEVVAPAIGRLAADHPDIRVRVRDAEGDESLPLVLDGEADLAVAVEYRGAPGEGDRRLARVSLYAEPFDAVLRADHPLAAGERVELAELADSDWIGPYPGNPCHDMVLLACELAGFQPRLVHSSDDFRAVVALAGAGAGVALVPRSALRGMEHKDTVVRPVAGPAATRRVFAAVRRGAELHPLFRPVLDALASSAAGLSTG; encoded by the coding sequence GTGATCGACCCCCGGCGGCTGCGTATCCTGCGGGCCGTGGCGGACCACCGAACGGTGACCGCCGCGGCTTCCGCGCTGTACCTCACTCCTTCGGCCGTCTCCCAGCAGCTCAACGCGCTCGAGCAGGAGACCGGCCACGCCCTGCTGATCCGCAGCGGCAGGGGCGTACGGCTGACAGCTGCGGGAGAGATCCTGCTGGCCCACACCCATGCCGTGCTCGCCCAGCTGGAGCGGGCCGAGGCGGAGCTCGCGGCCTACGCGGGCGGCGTGGCCGGTGAGGTCACCGTCGCCGCGTTCGCCACGGGCATCGCCGAGGTCGTCGCCCCGGCCATAGGGCGCCTCGCCGCGGACCACCCGGACATCCGGGTACGGGTGCGGGACGCGGAGGGCGACGAGAGCCTGCCACTGGTGCTCGACGGCGAGGCGGACCTGGCCGTCGCGGTGGAGTACCGGGGCGCCCCCGGCGAGGGTGATCGGCGGCTGGCCCGTGTCTCTCTGTACGCGGAGCCTTTCGACGCAGTCCTGCGTGCCGACCACCCTCTCGCCGCGGGCGAGCGTGTGGAGCTCGCCGAGCTCGCGGACAGCGACTGGATCGGCCCGTACCCCGGCAACCCCTGCCACGACATGGTGCTGCTCGCCTGCGAACTCGCCGGATTCCAGCCCCGTCTGGTGCACTCGTCGGACGACTTCCGGGCCGTTGTCGCGCTGGCCGGGGCCGGCGCGGGAGTGGCGCTGGTGCCGCGCTCGGCGCTGCGCGGGATGGAACACAAGGACACGGTCGTACGACCGGTGGCGGGCCCGGCCGCGACCCGCCGGGTGTTCGCCGCCGTACGCCGCGGAGCGGAGCTGCACCCGCTGTTCCGGCCGGTGCTGGACGCGCTGGCGAGCTCCGCGGCCGGGCTCTCCACCGGCTGA
- a CDS encoding roadblock/LC7 domain-containing protein — MALDKGLDWLLDDLTKRIEHIRHALVLSNDGLVTGASTGLAREDAEHLAAVSSGLHSLARGSGRHFRAGKARQTMVEFDEALLFVTAAGDGSCLCVLSSADADVGLVAYEMTLMVNRVGEHLGVAARQPGSGTR, encoded by the coding sequence ATGGCGTTGGACAAGGGACTCGACTGGCTTCTGGACGACCTGACCAAGAGGATCGAACACATACGGCACGCACTGGTGCTGTCCAACGACGGCCTGGTGACGGGGGCCAGCACGGGACTGGCGCGGGAGGACGCGGAACACCTCGCCGCGGTCTCTTCCGGTCTGCACTCGCTCGCCCGGGGTTCGGGACGCCATTTCAGGGCCGGCAAGGCACGCCAGACCATGGTCGAGTTCGATGAGGCCCTGCTCTTCGTCACTGCGGCGGGCGACGGAAGCTGCCTGTGCGTACTCAGCTCCGCCGACGCCGACGTCGGCCTGGTGGCATACGAGATGACGCTGATGGTCAACCGGGTCGGCGAGCATCTGGGCGTCGCCGCCAGGCAGCCGGGCAGCGGCACCCGCTGA
- a CDS encoding glycine C-acetyltransferase, with translation MYASVRDDLRTTIDEIRAAGLYKPERVIGTPQSASVSVATGDVLNFCANNYLGLADHPEVVAAAKQALDRWGYGMASVRFICGTQDVHKELEARLSAFLGQEDTILYSSCFDANGGVFETILGPEDTVISDALNHASIIDGIRLSKARRHRYANRDLADLEQQLKQTQDARRRLIVTDGVFSMDGYVAPLAEICDLADRYDAMVMVDDSHAVGFVGPGGRGTPELHGVMDRVDIITGTLGKALGGASGGYVAARAEIVALLRQRSRPYLFSNSLAPVIAAASLKVLDLLESAGDLRERLNANTALFRTKMTEAGFDILPGDHAIAPVMIGDAAEAGRMAELLLERGVYVIGFSYPVVPMGQARIRVQLSAAHSTEDVERAVAAFIDARQALKG, from the coding sequence ATGTACGCGTCCGTCCGCGACGATCTCCGTACCACCATCGACGAGATCCGCGCCGCCGGTCTCTACAAGCCCGAGCGCGTCATCGGCACCCCGCAGAGCGCCTCCGTGTCCGTCGCTACCGGTGACGTGCTCAACTTCTGCGCCAACAACTACCTCGGCCTCGCCGACCACCCCGAGGTCGTCGCCGCCGCCAAGCAAGCGCTGGACCGATGGGGCTATGGCATGGCCTCCGTCCGCTTCATCTGCGGCACCCAGGACGTTCACAAGGAGCTCGAGGCGCGCCTGTCCGCGTTTCTCGGCCAGGAGGACACGATCCTCTACTCCTCCTGCTTCGACGCCAACGGCGGTGTCTTCGAGACCATCCTCGGCCCCGAGGACACGGTGATCTCCGACGCCCTCAACCACGCCAGCATCATCGACGGCATCCGGCTCTCCAAGGCCCGCCGCCACCGCTACGCCAACCGCGACCTCGCCGACCTGGAGCAGCAGCTCAAGCAGACTCAGGACGCCCGCCGCCGCCTCATCGTCACCGACGGCGTCTTCTCCATGGACGGCTATGTCGCTCCGCTCGCCGAGATCTGCGACCTCGCCGACCGCTACGACGCGATGGTCATGGTCGACGATTCGCACGCCGTCGGTTTCGTGGGCCCCGGCGGCCGCGGCACCCCCGAGCTGCACGGTGTCATGGACCGCGTCGACATCATCACCGGCACCCTCGGCAAGGCGCTCGGCGGAGCGTCCGGCGGCTATGTCGCCGCCCGCGCCGAGATCGTCGCCCTGCTCCGCCAGCGCTCCCGCCCGTACCTCTTCTCCAACTCCCTCGCTCCGGTGATCGCCGCCGCCTCCCTCAAGGTCCTCGACCTGCTGGAGTCCGCCGGCGACCTGCGCGAGCGGCTGAACGCGAACACCGCCCTCTTCCGTACGAAGATGACCGAGGCGGGTTTCGACATCCTGCCCGGCGACCACGCCATCGCCCCCGTCATGATCGGCGACGCCGCAGAGGCCGGCCGGATGGCCGAACTCCTGCTGGAGCGCGGCGTGTACGTCATCGGCTTCTCGTACCCCGTCGTCCCGATGGGCCAGGCCCGGATCCGGGTCCAGCTCTCCGCCGCGCACTCCACCGAGGACGTGGAGCGTGCCGTCGCCGCCTTCATCGACGCACGCCAGGCGCTGAAGGGCTGA
- a CDS encoding sensor histidine kinase — MRTPRRTSGADTTPPPPLPPAPPAAARGRRAHAGRPAVEHTGQVLPTDAPQPPADTGGRWLLRPGTVRAKIISLLMVPVVSLLALWGFATVTTAQDVSRLRRLEHVDTQVRGPVAAAVAALQAERRAAVRQVAAPADERAAALQQEARRTDGAVKELYLDGEHTVAAGGDMPAAVAGRLDEFVTRAEELRTLRTSVLGRKATWDATYEQYTAAIAAAFNVSGALTGVQDTGPGTDARVLLEFARAGEMLAREDALLTSAQLTKSLGVQRQRLFTGAVWTRRSLAESAVIDLRGPERAAWRALTAQSPYRQLQAAEDKVLAALSGRQAAQIVPAEAWDKAHSAVGDGVRAIETDARDAAADRSDPVANSILTPAGAAVLLGLAAVVASLVISVRIGRALVVELISLRNTALGIARHKLPQAMRRLRTGEEIDIQAEAPSGRPAEDEIGQVGEALATVHRAALSAAVERAELAGSISGVFVNLARRSQILVHRQLALLDTMERRADDPNELGDLFRLDHLTTRMRRHAESLIILSGAAPGRAWRMPVPLTSVVRAAVSEIEDYARVEVRQLPETAIAGTAVADVTHLLAELVENAAQFSPPHTKVRISGEPVGNGYVLEIEDRGLGMGKEVLAEANRRLAESESLDLFDSDRLGLFVVSRLAFRREIKVQLRTSPYGGTTAVVLLPTPLLQSALSAPPGNHGDPGPGDGTSVAARTGPAAPIGPAARTTVTPVPAMAPRPVLESPAEHRVPPGVTALRLRGAAPQTADGELPRRVRQAHLVPQLREERKAEEAQDLAAGADDSPQRTPEQVRDRMTAYRNGWTRGGGAAPGTAAPGSEGDEA; from the coding sequence ATGCGCACACCCCGCAGGACTTCGGGCGCCGACACCACGCCCCCGCCCCCACTGCCACCCGCGCCCCCGGCGGCAGCCCGCGGACGACGCGCACACGCCGGCCGGCCCGCCGTCGAACACACCGGACAGGTGCTACCGACCGACGCACCCCAGCCCCCGGCCGACACCGGCGGACGATGGCTGCTGCGACCCGGAACCGTACGCGCGAAGATCATCTCTCTGCTGATGGTGCCCGTCGTCTCGTTGCTCGCGCTCTGGGGATTCGCCACGGTCACCACCGCCCAGGACGTGTCGCGGCTGCGCCGGCTGGAGCACGTCGACACCCAGGTACGGGGACCCGTCGCCGCCGCCGTCGCTGCGCTGCAAGCCGAACGGCGCGCAGCGGTACGCCAGGTGGCGGCACCGGCCGACGAGCGTGCGGCCGCACTCCAGCAGGAAGCCCGGCGCACCGACGGCGCCGTGAAGGAGCTGTATCTCGACGGCGAGCACACCGTCGCCGCAGGCGGCGACATGCCGGCCGCCGTCGCGGGACGCCTCGACGAATTCGTCACCCGTGCCGAGGAACTGCGCACCCTGCGTACGTCCGTCCTCGGCCGCAAGGCCACCTGGGACGCGACATACGAGCAGTACACCGCCGCCATCGCCGCCGCGTTCAACGTCTCGGGCGCACTCACCGGCGTCCAGGACACCGGACCCGGCACCGATGCCCGCGTCCTTCTGGAGTTCGCCCGGGCCGGCGAGATGCTCGCCCGGGAGGACGCACTGCTCACGTCCGCGCAGCTCACCAAGTCCCTCGGCGTTCAGCGGCAGCGGCTGTTCACCGGAGCCGTCTGGACGCGGCGGAGCCTCGCCGAATCGGCTGTCATCGATCTGCGCGGCCCCGAACGCGCCGCCTGGCGAGCCCTTACCGCGCAGAGCCCCTACCGGCAGCTTCAGGCGGCCGAGGACAAGGTGCTCGCCGCGCTCTCAGGCCGTCAGGCGGCACAAATCGTCCCGGCCGAAGCCTGGGACAAGGCGCACTCGGCCGTCGGTGACGGAGTGCGCGCCATCGAGACGGACGCCCGCGACGCCGCTGCGGACCGGTCCGACCCGGTAGCCAACAGCATCCTCACCCCGGCCGGAGCTGCCGTGCTCCTCGGACTCGCCGCCGTCGTCGCCTCCCTGGTCATCTCCGTACGCATCGGCCGTGCCCTCGTCGTGGAACTGATCAGCCTGCGCAACACCGCACTCGGGATCGCCCGGCACAAACTGCCTCAGGCCATGCGCCGGCTGCGCACCGGCGAAGAGATCGACATCCAGGCCGAAGCCCCGTCAGGACGCCCCGCCGAGGACGAGATCGGCCAAGTCGGCGAGGCACTCGCAACCGTCCACCGCGCCGCGCTGAGTGCCGCCGTCGAACGCGCCGAACTTGCCGGCAGCATCTCCGGGGTCTTCGTCAACCTCGCGCGCCGCAGCCAAATCCTGGTCCACCGCCAGCTCGCGCTGCTCGACACCATGGAGCGCCGCGCCGACGATCCGAACGAACTCGGCGACCTCTTCCGCCTCGACCACCTCACCACCCGTATGCGGCGGCACGCCGAGAGCCTGATCATCCTGTCCGGCGCGGCGCCGGGGCGCGCCTGGCGTATGCCTGTCCCCCTGACCAGCGTCGTACGGGCCGCCGTCTCCGAAATCGAGGACTACGCGCGCGTGGAGGTGCGGCAACTGCCCGAGACCGCCATTGCCGGAACGGCCGTCGCCGACGTCACCCATCTGCTCGCCGAACTCGTCGAGAACGCCGCGCAGTTCTCTCCGCCGCACACCAAGGTGCGCATCAGCGGCGAACCCGTCGGCAACGGCTACGTCCTCGAGATCGAGGACCGCGGCCTCGGCATGGGCAAGGAGGTCCTCGCCGAAGCCAACCGCAGACTGGCGGAGTCCGAATCACTCGACCTCTTCGACAGTGACCGGCTCGGCCTCTTCGTCGTCAGCAGGCTCGCCTTCCGCCGGGAGATCAAGGTCCAGCTGCGCACCTCGCCGTACGGCGGTACCACCGCGGTGGTGCTGCTTCCCACCCCGCTGCTGCAGAGCGCCCTCTCGGCCCCGCCGGGCAACCATGGCGACCCGGGCCCCGGTGACGGCACATCCGTGGCCGCGCGCACCGGGCCCGCCGCGCCCATCGGGCCCGCCGCGCGCACCACCGTCACTCCCGTCCCGGCGATGGCGCCCAGACCGGTACTCGAATCGCCTGCCGAGCACCGCGTCCCGCCCGGCGTCACCGCGCTGCGCCTGCGCGGCGCTGCGCCGCAGACCGCGGACGGCGAACTGCCGCGCCGGGTCAGGCAGGCGCACCTCGTCCCGCAACTGCGCGAGGAGCGCAAGGCCGAGGAGGCGCAGGATCTCGCGGCAGGTGCCGACGACAGCCCGCAACGCACCCCCGAACAGGTACGGGACCGCATGACCGCGTACCGCAACGGCTGGACCCGGGGCGGCGGCGCCGCCCCCGGCACGGCCGCCCCCGGCAGCGAAGGAGACGAAGCATGA
- the tdh gene encoding L-threonine 3-dehydrogenase, translating into MKALVKQHAEPGLWLMDVPEPETGAGDVLIKVLRTGICGTDLHIRSWDGWAQQAVTTPRVLGHEFVGEVARVGADVEDIAVGDVVSGEGHLVCGKCRNCLAGRRHLCRSTIGLGVGRDGAFAEYVALPASNVWVHRTKVDLDIAAIFDPFGNAVHTALSFPLVGEDVLITGAGPIGIMAAAVARHAGARNVVITDVSESRLQLARKAGATLALNVAQSDIAAAQRQLGLKEGFDIGLEMSGRPEAMRDMVDNMTHGGRIAMLGLPAQEFAVDWSKIVTSMITIKGIYGREMFETWYAMTVLLEGGLDLSPVITGSYGYQDFDAAFDEAATARSGKIILDWTV; encoded by the coding sequence ATGAAGGCACTTGTCAAGCAGCATGCCGAGCCCGGGCTGTGGCTCATGGACGTGCCGGAGCCGGAGACCGGCGCGGGCGATGTGCTGATCAAGGTGCTGCGCACCGGGATCTGCGGCACCGATCTGCACATCAGGTCCTGGGACGGCTGGGCCCAGCAGGCCGTCACCACACCCCGCGTCCTCGGCCACGAGTTCGTCGGCGAAGTGGCCCGCGTCGGTGCGGACGTCGAGGACATCGCTGTCGGCGACGTGGTGAGCGGCGAGGGGCATCTGGTGTGCGGCAAGTGCCGCAACTGTCTCGCCGGCCGTCGCCACCTGTGTCGCAGCACCATCGGCCTCGGCGTCGGCCGCGACGGCGCCTTCGCCGAGTACGTCGCGCTGCCCGCCTCCAATGTGTGGGTGCACCGGACGAAGGTCGATCTGGACATCGCCGCGATCTTCGACCCGTTCGGGAACGCCGTGCACACCGCGCTCTCCTTCCCCCTGGTCGGCGAGGACGTACTGATTACCGGCGCGGGACCGATCGGGATCATGGCCGCCGCCGTCGCCCGGCACGCCGGCGCGCGCAATGTCGTGATCACCGATGTGAGCGAGTCACGGCTCCAGCTGGCCCGCAAGGCCGGCGCCACCCTCGCGCTGAACGTCGCCCAGAGCGATATCGCCGCGGCGCAGCGGCAGCTCGGACTCAAGGAGGGCTTCGACATCGGTCTGGAGATGTCCGGCCGCCCGGAAGCCATGCGGGACATGGTCGACAACATGACCCACGGCGGACGCATCGCGATGCTGGGCCTGCCCGCGCAGGAGTTCGCCGTCGACTGGTCGAAGATCGTCACCTCGATGATCACGATCAAGGGGATCTACGGTCGCGAGATGTTCGAGACCTGGTACGCGATGACCGTTCTGCTCGAGGGCGGACTGGACCTCAGCCCGGTGATCACCGGCAGCTACGGCTACCAGGACTTCGACGCGGCCTTCGACGAGGCCGCCACCGCCCGCAGCGGCAAGATCATCCTCGACTGGACCGTCTGA
- a CDS encoding roadblock/LC7 domain-containing protein, protein MTEHEPAAVRHTFGDLDWLLDDLVLRVGEVRHAVVLSNDGLPVGASTALTREDAEHLAAVASGFHSLAKGAGHHFHAGGVRQTMVEMDDGFLFVAAAGDGSCLAVLTSVVGDIGLIAYEMARLVKRVGEHLRTPPRITAT, encoded by the coding sequence ATGACCGAGCACGAGCCAGCCGCAGTCCGCCACACTTTCGGTGACCTCGACTGGCTGCTGGACGACCTCGTACTGCGGGTCGGCGAAGTCCGCCACGCGGTCGTGCTTTCCAACGACGGCCTACCGGTCGGCGCGTCGACAGCGCTGACCCGCGAGGACGCCGAGCATCTGGCCGCCGTCGCCTCCGGATTCCACAGCCTGGCCAAGGGCGCGGGGCACCATTTCCACGCCGGCGGCGTACGGCAGACGATGGTCGAGATGGACGACGGCTTCCTCTTCGTGGCGGCCGCGGGAGACGGCTCCTGCCTCGCGGTGCTCACCTCTGTCGTCGGAGACATCGGCCTGATCGCCTACGAGATGGCCCGCCTTGTCAAGCGCGTCGGCGAGCATCTGCGCACCCCGCCGCGCATCACCGCGACGTGA
- a CDS encoding SRPBCC family protein, with protein MARTFTVSDSIVIDADASTIYRQVSNPSLMGRWSPENCGATVRDDGEQAYVGMVFDGSNKRGALRWTTRCTVTAADPAERFAFRVHAIGKRRPVVPGRIASWEYRFEVVDGGTLVTETWTDDRRSWPDFLAHAFDKAATRGQRFADFQRGNIRTTLRNLKTAMEQTAG; from the coding sequence ATGGCACGCACTTTCACAGTTTCGGACAGCATCGTCATCGACGCCGACGCGTCGACGATCTACCGGCAGGTCAGCAATCCGTCGCTGATGGGCCGGTGGAGTCCCGAGAACTGCGGCGCGACGGTACGCGACGACGGTGAGCAGGCGTACGTGGGTATGGTCTTCGACGGTTCCAACAAGCGAGGAGCCCTGCGCTGGACGACCCGGTGCACAGTGACCGCGGCCGATCCCGCTGAGCGGTTCGCCTTCCGGGTGCACGCCATAGGCAAGCGCCGGCCGGTGGTGCCCGGCCGCATCGCCTCCTGGGAGTACCGCTTCGAGGTGGTCGACGGCGGGACCCTGGTGACGGAGACATGGACCGACGACCGGCGGTCCTGGCCCGACTTCCTGGCCCATGCGTTCGACAAGGCCGCGACCCGCGGGCAGAGGTTCGCCGACTTCCAGCGCGGGAACATCCGGACCACGTTGCGCAATCTCAAGACGGCGATGGAGCAAACGGCCGGCTGA
- a CDS encoding DUF742 domain-containing protein yields the protein MNDVTDIADLSGSQWYDADAGPLVRPYAMTGGRTKPGPGNVRFDLIALVDIAADAPGPAEESLLGPEHRALLTLCRCETQSVAELAADADLPVGVVRVLLGDLLEAGHVRVSRPVPPAQLPDERILREVIDGLRAL from the coding sequence GTGAATGACGTGACCGACATCGCCGATTTGAGCGGCAGCCAGTGGTACGACGCCGACGCAGGCCCGCTCGTCCGCCCGTACGCGATGACCGGCGGACGGACCAAGCCGGGCCCCGGCAACGTACGGTTCGACCTCATCGCCCTCGTCGATATCGCCGCCGACGCACCCGGGCCGGCCGAGGAGTCTCTCCTCGGGCCCGAGCACCGCGCGCTGCTCACCCTCTGCCGCTGCGAGACCCAGTCCGTCGCGGAACTCGCTGCCGACGCCGATCTGCCCGTCGGTGTCGTACGCGTCCTCCTCGGCGATCTGCTCGAAGCGGGCCATGTCAGGGTCAGCCGTCCCGTACCACCGGCGCAGCTGCCCGACGAGAGGATCCTCAGGGAGGTGATCGACGGCCTGCGGGCTCTCTAG
- a CDS encoding DUF6397 family protein has product MTVKAAAAPGLAPGRALQELDLKRGEFDLAIQLGYIRTTPGPSGGPPRIEQREIDRLRGKEGFPGALRERVRTVGTVEGTRLISISPARFARLARTGHFTPVRFYLNRYRAVVWLYLAEELRQFALAHPGLLSGRTPPALRAVLDAGEDRRARNWRGRTLGLLLRRTADPWERAAAIASVLDPVTVAEVATDPYERSHLRVLRPELVPGRPESQAAREVVERLLLADHRDEILWHRVSLAEALREARELRPAPRPVPTTESRTVPGAVPRGARLLPVRRNPYGRALMTRLRFRKAGPMA; this is encoded by the coding sequence ATGACGGTGAAAGCAGCGGCTGCGCCTGGCCTGGCGCCGGGCCGTGCCCTTCAGGAACTGGATCTGAAGCGCGGCGAGTTCGATCTCGCGATCCAGCTGGGTTACATCCGTACGACACCCGGCCCGAGCGGAGGCCCGCCGAGGATCGAGCAGCGGGAGATCGACCGGCTGCGAGGGAAGGAAGGATTCCCGGGCGCACTGCGGGAGCGGGTTCGGACCGTCGGTACGGTGGAAGGCACGCGGCTCATTTCGATCAGCCCGGCGCGCTTCGCCCGGCTCGCCCGCACGGGCCACTTCACCCCGGTCCGGTTCTATCTGAACCGCTACCGCGCGGTCGTCTGGCTCTATCTGGCGGAAGAGCTCCGCCAGTTCGCCCTCGCCCACCCCGGCCTCCTCAGCGGCAGAACCCCGCCGGCGCTGCGAGCCGTGCTGGACGCGGGTGAGGACCGGCGCGCACGCAACTGGCGGGGGCGGACTCTTGGGCTGCTGCTGCGCAGGACCGCGGATCCGTGGGAGCGTGCGGCAGCGATTGCTTCCGTGCTCGACCCGGTCACGGTGGCCGAGGTGGCGACCGACCCGTACGAACGCTCACATCTGCGCGTGCTCCGGCCCGAACTCGTCCCCGGGCGCCCGGAGTCGCAGGCGGCGCGCGAAGTGGTGGAGCGGCTGCTCCTGGCGGACCATCGGGATGAGATTCTCTGGCACCGGGTGAGCCTGGCCGAGGCGCTGCGGGAGGCGCGAGAGCTCCGCCCCGCTCCGCGCCCCGTCCCCACGACCGAGTCCCGGACGGTCCCGGGGGCCGTCCCGAGGGGCGCGCGGCTGCTGCCGGTGCGCCGGAATCCTTACGGTCGCGCTCTCATGACGCGACTGCGGTTCAGGAAGGCCGGCCCCATGGCCTGA
- a CDS encoding response regulator → MKILVVDDREDNLFAIESLLRPLGRPVVRALSGDEALKTVLRGGIAVVILDVVMPQMDGLEVLAYLKRLDHTRNLPVVLMTGLGRDDELAARAYSLGVSDLLVKPVDPWVVRTKVRALADLYTENQRLREQLKALAERRTGTSTAHLPDLLDARVPRQPGGTADHARSVRGID, encoded by the coding sequence TTGAAGATCCTTGTGGTGGACGACCGCGAGGACAACCTCTTCGCGATAGAGAGCCTGTTACGCCCTCTGGGGCGTCCGGTGGTACGCGCGCTCAGTGGGGACGAAGCACTGAAGACCGTTCTGCGCGGCGGTATCGCAGTGGTCATCCTCGACGTCGTCATGCCGCAGATGGACGGCTTGGAGGTGCTCGCCTATCTCAAACGACTGGATCACACCAGGAATCTGCCTGTCGTGCTGATGACCGGACTGGGCAGAGACGACGAACTGGCCGCGCGCGCCTACAGCCTCGGCGTCTCCGACCTCCTGGTCAAGCCCGTCGATCCATGGGTGGTGCGTACGAAGGTCAGGGCGCTCGCCGATCTGTACACCGAGAACCAGCGATTGCGCGAGCAGCTCAAAGCCCTGGCCGAGCGCAGGACCGGAACGTCCACGGCTCACCTTCCCGATCTTCTCGACGCGCGCGTTCCGCGTCAGCCGGGCGGCACGGCTGACCACGCCCGGAGCGTCCGCGGGATCGACTGA
- a CDS encoding GTP-binding protein yields the protein MASESSENTGGETTDLALKILVAGGFGVGKTTLVGAVSEIRPLRTEEQLSQAGSTIDDTGGVDKKSTTTVAMDFGRITIRSGLSLYLFGTPGQDRFWFLWDELSQGALGAVVLADTRRLVDCFPAVDFFEHRRIPFVVAVNCFAGARTYGAHEVSCALDLERGTPVVLCDARDRDSGKEVLVRLVEYAGRMHTARLLDSVG from the coding sequence ATGGCTTCCGAGAGCTCTGAAAATACTGGCGGGGAGACGACCGACCTCGCGCTGAAAATACTCGTCGCCGGCGGTTTCGGCGTCGGCAAGACCACCCTGGTCGGCGCGGTCAGTGAGATACGTCCTCTGCGTACGGAGGAACAGCTGAGCCAGGCGGGGAGCACGATTGACGACACCGGGGGAGTGGACAAGAAGTCCACCACGACCGTCGCCATGGATTTTGGACGTATCACCATCCGCTCGGGTCTGTCCCTCTACCTGTTCGGGACTCCGGGGCAGGACCGTTTCTGGTTTCTGTGGGACGAGCTTTCCCAGGGAGCGCTGGGAGCCGTCGTCCTCGCGGACACCCGGCGCCTCGTGGACTGCTTCCCGGCCGTCGATTTCTTCGAACACCGCCGGATCCCCTTCGTCGTCGCTGTCAACTGCTTCGCAGGCGCCCGCACCTACGGCGCGCACGAAGTCTCATGCGCTCTCGACCTGGAACGAGGGACTCCTGTGGTGCTCTGCGATGCGCGCGACCGGGACTCGGGAAAGGAGGTGCTCGTACGACTCGTCGAGTACGCAGGGCGGATGCATACGGCCCGGCTGCTGGATTCGGTCGGCTAG